The Flavobacterium johnsoniae UW101 genomic interval TAACAGAAAACGCTGCTAAATATTTTGGAAAAGCCGGTGAATGGGTACAATATGCAATTGAAAATCGCGAAACCGGACAGCTAATTGGCGACTGCGCCATTAAACTTGATCAATACGACACAAGAATTGCCGAAATTGGAATTACAATTTCGCATCTGGAACAAAGAAAAGGGTTTGCAAAAGAAACTTTATTGGGCATTTTGACTTTTTTGTTTAATGAAATAAAATTACACCGTGTAGTCGAAATAGTCGATGCAGAGAATACTGCTTCTATTAAACTATTGCAGAGTGTCGGTTTTAAGCAAGAAGGTCATTTTATAGAAAACATATTTTTTAAAGGGAAATGGGGAAGTGAATTTCAATATGCAATGTTAAAAAGAGAATGGGAAGAACGAAAGTAATCAAGGCTTTGAATGGCAAACGATTAATAAAAGTTTTTTTTCGTAATTTTGTAAAAATTCAATACTCCCATGAAACGTTCCGGTACAGCAGATCTTCCATTACATTATGGACAAGTGCCGTTATGGCTTTCTGAACGAATGTCTAAGCTTGGCCTGGCAATTGTAGAAACGATTGCTTTAGAATTTTCTACTTCTGAAGTGATAAGCAAACTAAGCAATCCGTTTTGGTTTCAAAGTTTTGGAGCTGTTATGGGAATGGACTGGCATTCATCCGGAATTACTACTTCTGTACTTGGTGCCTTAAAAAAATCTGTCAATCCGCATTCAAAAGAACTTGGAATTTACATTTGCGGAGGAAAAGGCAAACATTCGCTTTTAACTCCTCAAGAACTTTTATTTGTAGGCGAAAAAACAGGGCTTGACGGAAATAACCTTGCAAACTGCAGTAAACTTGCTGCTAAAGTAGATAATACAGCCATTCAGGATGGTTTTCAATTGTATCAGCATAATTTTATTGTTGATAATATGGGACAATGGGCTGTCATTCAGCAGGGAATGAACCCCGATTCTAAAACTGCCAGAAGATATCATTGGCATTCACAGGATTTAAAATCTTTTATTGAAGAGCCTCATACCTTTATTTATGGAGAAAATCAGGGAACAATTTTAAACCTTACCGCTCAGGCTGCCTCAAAATCCAGAGAAGGAATTTTAGAATTATCTAAAGAATCTCCTGCAAAAATCATGAAGGAAATGCAGTATCTTTCTATGCCTGCACATCATGACGTGAGAATGGAAGATGTAAACATGAAAAGACTTGGTGCAATGCTTTGGGCAACACACGAAAATAAACCTGAGGATTTTGAAGAATTACTGCTTTTAAAAGGAATGGGACCAAGAGCTTTACAATCACTCGCATTAGTGAGCGAAGTTATTTACGGCACTCCTACCCGATTTGAAGATCCTGCGCGCTTTTCATTTGCACACGGAGGTAAAGACGGACATCCGTTTCCGGTTCCTGTAACTATATATGATGAAACTATAAATACATTACAACGGGCAATTAACCGGGCTAAAATTGGCAATGGCGACAAGATTGAAGCAATTAAAAAATTATCTGAAATATCCAGAAAAGCGGAACAGAGTTTTACGCCCAATTCTAATTTTGATGCTTTGATTCAAAAAGAACGAAACGAATCGTATAAATATGGAGGAAAAACAGTTTTTGGCGATGCCAAACCTCCTAAAAAAAGACCTCCAAATACAAATAATCAGCTTGAATTATTTTAAGATTTCAAAAAGCTTAATCATAAAAAAAACCTTCAAAATCAATTGACTTTGAAGGTTTTATTTTTGCTTTATAAAAAATATTACATTTCGTTTAATTCATTAAACTCGTGTAAAGATTTTAATGTGTTTTCGTAGAATAAAATCGCCGCGATAAGGTTTCCTTTATCAGAGTAAGGCATCATTTTTCTTTGAAACTCTACTGTAGTATCTAAGAAAGTTGATGTTCCAACCGCTTGATTGTCTAATATTTTTTTGTGATCTCCATCGTCTGGAATACCTAAATCTGCCATCGTAACACCAGGTTTAGTAACCAAAGCGATATAAGGAAGCGTTTTAACTAAAACTTTAATACGCTCAATGTACAATTCCAATAGTTCTCCTTTTTGCATACCGCTCAATTCTTTTTGATCGTGGTATTTACGGATTAAGGCTGTTGTACTGATGATACTTCTTGGGGCATTTTTTGCCTGTGCCGAAACAGCTGCCGTTGTCAAGAAGAAAAGGACACTTAAAAAAATAATTTTGCTCTTCATTTTCGTAGATCTAATAGGTTCTTGGTTAGGGCAAAAATATGCAAATTAAGTTA includes:
- a CDS encoding GNAT family N-acetyltransferase, encoding MTPLHIETPRLIIRHLNIHDLSNFIIYRSNPEVTKYQGFDVMNLEQAEEFITENAAKYFGKAGEWVQYAIENRETGQLIGDCAIKLDQYDTRIAEIGITISHLEQRKGFAKETLLGILTFLFNEIKLHRVVEIVDAENTASIKLLQSVGFKQEGHFIENIFFKGKWGSEFQYAMLKREWEERK
- a CDS encoding DUF763 domain-containing protein → MKRSGTADLPLHYGQVPLWLSERMSKLGLAIVETIALEFSTSEVISKLSNPFWFQSFGAVMGMDWHSSGITTSVLGALKKSVNPHSKELGIYICGGKGKHSLLTPQELLFVGEKTGLDGNNLANCSKLAAKVDNTAIQDGFQLYQHNFIVDNMGQWAVIQQGMNPDSKTARRYHWHSQDLKSFIEEPHTFIYGENQGTILNLTAQAASKSREGILELSKESPAKIMKEMQYLSMPAHHDVRMEDVNMKRLGAMLWATHENKPEDFEELLLLKGMGPRALQSLALVSEVIYGTPTRFEDPARFSFAHGGKDGHPFPVPVTIYDETINTLQRAINRAKIGNGDKIEAIKKLSEISRKAEQSFTPNSNFDALIQKERNESYKYGGKTVFGDAKPPKKRPPNTNNQLELF